The following are from one region of the Salminus brasiliensis chromosome 14, fSalBra1.hap2, whole genome shotgun sequence genome:
- the dnajc16 gene encoding dnaJ homolog subfamily C member 16 isoform X1 → MKSGLMAGSAMLLYLLVLCGLLATALGNAGSEFDPYKTLGVTRSASQAEIKKVYKRLAKEWHPDKNKNPEAEDMFIKITKSYEILSSEEKRANFDRYGQTDDTQPYGHGHRGFRHFHDNFYFDESFFNFPFNSKSGRDSADSKYMLHFNQYINEVVPDTFKRPYVIKITSDWCFSCIHIEPVWKEAVQELEPLGVGIGVVDVGYERRLANHLGAHRTPSILGVINGKVTFFHYAVVKEHLIQFVEDLLPQRLVEKVTDRNDRDFLKSWHEVNKPHVLLFDQVPVVPLLYKLTAFAYKDYVQFGYVDQGLSETANLLKQYNINTYAPTMLVFKENTDKPADIIQAKGMKKQIIDEFISNNKFLLAPRLVNQKVFDELCPVKQFHRRRKYCVLLITGEEDAFVLGNKAFLSLASANTNEVLRFTYVYQRQQQPLCAVLLKNRDSTPPQVVILERRNGAGKVLYKPVLGGWNGSEEDKHRLLEELERLQKDPSILNHDAMLPELNNEFASMFLIRWIYTAYDYLSEIIDDLLHNNWREMMPLLSLIFSALFILFGTVVIQAFSDSSEEKQSKPKAKEAAKTENGSPNTTNTSSRPPKKNFVEVTELTDITYTSNLVKLRPGHINVVLVLTDATKNILLSKFAKEVYSFTGSLTLHFSFLNVDKHSEWMATLLEYAQDAMQIDMDEEEGGSRKMDYTGYVLALNGHKKYLCLFKPVYTGEDAEGKSEEDAGSSSSRSRSGSKDEHQHRKSSARSRSTTLQIHHKLDRLGLWMERLMEGTLPRYYIPAWPGLDKITVNK, encoded by the exons ATGAAG tctggACTCATGGCTGGGAGCGCGATGCTCCTCTATCTGCTCGTCCTCTGCGGGCTCCTGGCCACTGCGCTGGGAAACGCTGGGAGTGAGTTTGACCCCTATAAGACCCTGGGAGTGACCAGAAGTGCAAGCCAAGCTGAAATCAAGAAGGTGTACAAACGCCTGGCCAAAGAATG GCATCCAGACAAAAACAAGAACCCAGAGGCAGAAGACATGTTCATTAAGATCACCAAGTCATACGAG ATTTTATCGAGTGAAGAGAAGAGAGCCAACTTTGATCGTTACGGGCAGACCGACGACACCCAGCCTTACGGCCACGGTCACCGCGGCTTCCGCCACTTCCACGACAACTTCTACTTCGACGAGTCCTTCTTCAACTTCCCGTTCAACAGCAAGAGCGGCCGGGACTCCGCTGACAGCAAATACATGCTGCACTTTAACCAGTATATCAACGAAGTTGTGCCCGACACCTTCAAAAGGCCTTACGTGATCAAGATCACCTCAGACTGGTGCTTCAGCTGCATCCACATTGAGCCTGTGTGGAAAGAGGCTGTGCAGGAGCTGGAGCCTCTAG GTGTAGGAATAGGGGTGGTTGATGTTGGCTATGAGAGACGCTTGGCGAATCACCTTGGTGCACACCGCACCCCCTCCATACTTGGAGTTATCAATGGAAAAGTCACTTTCTTCCACTATGCTGTGGTCAAAGAGCATCTCATTCAGTTTGTGGAGGACCTGCTTCCACAGAGACTGGTTGAGAAG GTCACAGACCGGAACGACCGGGACTTCTTGAAGAGCTGGCATGAAGTTAATAAGCCACACGTTCTGCTGTTTGACCAAGTGCCTGTGGTTCCTCTCTTATATAAG CTGACTGCCTTTGCTTATAAGGACTATGTGCAGTTCGGCTATGTGGATCAGGGCCTTTCTGAGACAGCAAACCTGCTGAAGCAGTATAACATCAACACTTACGCTCCAACCATGCTCGTTTTTAAGGAAAACACTGATAAGCCAGCTGATATTATACAG GCAAAAGGaatgaaaaaacaaatcatTGATGAATTCATCTCCAACAACAAATTCCTCCTTGCCCCTCGTCTGGTGAACCAGAAGGTCTTCGATGAGCTTTGCCCTGTCAAGCAGTTTCATCGGCGTAGAAA ATACTGCGTCCTTCTCATCACTGGAGAAGAGGACGCTTTTGTCCTAGGAAACAAAGCCTTCCTGTCTCTGGCCTCTGCAAACACTAACGAGGTTCTCCGTTTTACCTATGTGTATCAACGACAGCAGCAGCCACTGTGTGCTGTGCTgctgaagaacagagacagcACACCACCACAG GTGGTAATACTGGAAAGGCGCAACGGGGCTGGTAAGGTGCTCTATAAACCTGTGCTGGGTGGCTGGAATGGCAGTGAAGAGGACAAACACAGgctgctggaggagctggagcgGCTGCAGAAAGATCCCTCCATCCTGAATCACGATGCCATGCTGCCTGAGCTCAACAATGAGTTCGCTTCG ATGTTTTTAATCAGATGGATTTATACAGCATATGACTACCTGTCTGAAATCATTGATGATCTTCTCCACAATAATTG GCGTGAAATGATGCCTCTCCTGTCTCTGATATTCTCGGCGCTGTTCATCCTGTTTGGCACGGTGGTTATTCAAGCGTTCAG TGACTCCAGTGAGGAGAAACAATCCAAACCAAAAGCAAAAGAAGCAGCGAAGACAGAGAACGGGTCCCCGAACACGACCAACACGTCAAG CCGTCCACCAAAGAAGAACTTTGTGGAGGTGACCGAGTTAACAGACATCACCTACACCAGTAACTTGGTGAAGCTGAGACCAGGCCACATCAACGTTGTCCTGGTGCTGACCGACGCCACCAAAAACATTCTGCTCAGCAAGTTCGCCAAGGAGGTTTACTCCTTCACTGG GAGCCTGACGCTTCATTTCTCCTTCCTGAACGTGGACAAACACAGCGAGTGGATGGCCACCCTGCTGGAGTACGCTCAGGACGCCATGCAGATCGACATGGACGAGGAAGAGGGAGGTAGCCGCAAAATGGACTACACTGGCTACGTGCTGGCTCTCAACGGCCACAAGAAGTACCTGTGCCTGTTCAAGCCCGTGTACACGGGCGAGGACGCGGAGGGCAAGTCGGAGGAGGACGCTGGGAGCTCCAGTTCCAGGTCTAGGTCGGGCTCCAAGGACGAGCATCAGCACAGGAAGAGCTCGGCACGCTCGCGCTCCACCACCCTCCAGATCCACCACAAACTGGACCGGCTCGGCCTGTGGATGGAGAGGCTGATGGAGGGGACGCTGCCTCGCTACTACATCCCAGCCTGGCCTGGCCTGGACAAGATCACGGTCAACAAGTAG
- the dnajc16 gene encoding dnaJ homolog subfamily C member 16 isoform X2: MAGSAMLLYLLVLCGLLATALGNAGSEFDPYKTLGVTRSASQAEIKKVYKRLAKEWHPDKNKNPEAEDMFIKITKSYEILSSEEKRANFDRYGQTDDTQPYGHGHRGFRHFHDNFYFDESFFNFPFNSKSGRDSADSKYMLHFNQYINEVVPDTFKRPYVIKITSDWCFSCIHIEPVWKEAVQELEPLGVGIGVVDVGYERRLANHLGAHRTPSILGVINGKVTFFHYAVVKEHLIQFVEDLLPQRLVEKVTDRNDRDFLKSWHEVNKPHVLLFDQVPVVPLLYKLTAFAYKDYVQFGYVDQGLSETANLLKQYNINTYAPTMLVFKENTDKPADIIQAKGMKKQIIDEFISNNKFLLAPRLVNQKVFDELCPVKQFHRRRKYCVLLITGEEDAFVLGNKAFLSLASANTNEVLRFTYVYQRQQQPLCAVLLKNRDSTPPQVVILERRNGAGKVLYKPVLGGWNGSEEDKHRLLEELERLQKDPSILNHDAMLPELNNEFASMFLIRWIYTAYDYLSEIIDDLLHNNWREMMPLLSLIFSALFILFGTVVIQAFSDSSEEKQSKPKAKEAAKTENGSPNTTNTSSRPPKKNFVEVTELTDITYTSNLVKLRPGHINVVLVLTDATKNILLSKFAKEVYSFTGSLTLHFSFLNVDKHSEWMATLLEYAQDAMQIDMDEEEGGSRKMDYTGYVLALNGHKKYLCLFKPVYTGEDAEGKSEEDAGSSSSRSRSGSKDEHQHRKSSARSRSTTLQIHHKLDRLGLWMERLMEGTLPRYYIPAWPGLDKITVNK, from the exons ATGGCTGGGAGCGCGATGCTCCTCTATCTGCTCGTCCTCTGCGGGCTCCTGGCCACTGCGCTGGGAAACGCTGGGAGTGAGTTTGACCCCTATAAGACCCTGGGAGTGACCAGAAGTGCAAGCCAAGCTGAAATCAAGAAGGTGTACAAACGCCTGGCCAAAGAATG GCATCCAGACAAAAACAAGAACCCAGAGGCAGAAGACATGTTCATTAAGATCACCAAGTCATACGAG ATTTTATCGAGTGAAGAGAAGAGAGCCAACTTTGATCGTTACGGGCAGACCGACGACACCCAGCCTTACGGCCACGGTCACCGCGGCTTCCGCCACTTCCACGACAACTTCTACTTCGACGAGTCCTTCTTCAACTTCCCGTTCAACAGCAAGAGCGGCCGGGACTCCGCTGACAGCAAATACATGCTGCACTTTAACCAGTATATCAACGAAGTTGTGCCCGACACCTTCAAAAGGCCTTACGTGATCAAGATCACCTCAGACTGGTGCTTCAGCTGCATCCACATTGAGCCTGTGTGGAAAGAGGCTGTGCAGGAGCTGGAGCCTCTAG GTGTAGGAATAGGGGTGGTTGATGTTGGCTATGAGAGACGCTTGGCGAATCACCTTGGTGCACACCGCACCCCCTCCATACTTGGAGTTATCAATGGAAAAGTCACTTTCTTCCACTATGCTGTGGTCAAAGAGCATCTCATTCAGTTTGTGGAGGACCTGCTTCCACAGAGACTGGTTGAGAAG GTCACAGACCGGAACGACCGGGACTTCTTGAAGAGCTGGCATGAAGTTAATAAGCCACACGTTCTGCTGTTTGACCAAGTGCCTGTGGTTCCTCTCTTATATAAG CTGACTGCCTTTGCTTATAAGGACTATGTGCAGTTCGGCTATGTGGATCAGGGCCTTTCTGAGACAGCAAACCTGCTGAAGCAGTATAACATCAACACTTACGCTCCAACCATGCTCGTTTTTAAGGAAAACACTGATAAGCCAGCTGATATTATACAG GCAAAAGGaatgaaaaaacaaatcatTGATGAATTCATCTCCAACAACAAATTCCTCCTTGCCCCTCGTCTGGTGAACCAGAAGGTCTTCGATGAGCTTTGCCCTGTCAAGCAGTTTCATCGGCGTAGAAA ATACTGCGTCCTTCTCATCACTGGAGAAGAGGACGCTTTTGTCCTAGGAAACAAAGCCTTCCTGTCTCTGGCCTCTGCAAACACTAACGAGGTTCTCCGTTTTACCTATGTGTATCAACGACAGCAGCAGCCACTGTGTGCTGTGCTgctgaagaacagagacagcACACCACCACAG GTGGTAATACTGGAAAGGCGCAACGGGGCTGGTAAGGTGCTCTATAAACCTGTGCTGGGTGGCTGGAATGGCAGTGAAGAGGACAAACACAGgctgctggaggagctggagcgGCTGCAGAAAGATCCCTCCATCCTGAATCACGATGCCATGCTGCCTGAGCTCAACAATGAGTTCGCTTCG ATGTTTTTAATCAGATGGATTTATACAGCATATGACTACCTGTCTGAAATCATTGATGATCTTCTCCACAATAATTG GCGTGAAATGATGCCTCTCCTGTCTCTGATATTCTCGGCGCTGTTCATCCTGTTTGGCACGGTGGTTATTCAAGCGTTCAG TGACTCCAGTGAGGAGAAACAATCCAAACCAAAAGCAAAAGAAGCAGCGAAGACAGAGAACGGGTCCCCGAACACGACCAACACGTCAAG CCGTCCACCAAAGAAGAACTTTGTGGAGGTGACCGAGTTAACAGACATCACCTACACCAGTAACTTGGTGAAGCTGAGACCAGGCCACATCAACGTTGTCCTGGTGCTGACCGACGCCACCAAAAACATTCTGCTCAGCAAGTTCGCCAAGGAGGTTTACTCCTTCACTGG GAGCCTGACGCTTCATTTCTCCTTCCTGAACGTGGACAAACACAGCGAGTGGATGGCCACCCTGCTGGAGTACGCTCAGGACGCCATGCAGATCGACATGGACGAGGAAGAGGGAGGTAGCCGCAAAATGGACTACACTGGCTACGTGCTGGCTCTCAACGGCCACAAGAAGTACCTGTGCCTGTTCAAGCCCGTGTACACGGGCGAGGACGCGGAGGGCAAGTCGGAGGAGGACGCTGGGAGCTCCAGTTCCAGGTCTAGGTCGGGCTCCAAGGACGAGCATCAGCACAGGAAGAGCTCGGCACGCTCGCGCTCCACCACCCTCCAGATCCACCACAAACTGGACCGGCTCGGCCTGTGGATGGAGAGGCTGATGGAGGGGACGCTGCCTCGCTACTACATCCCAGCCTGGCCTGGCCTGGACAAGATCACGGTCAACAAGTAG